In the Drosophila takahashii strain IR98-3 E-12201 chromosome 3R, DtakHiC1v2, whole genome shotgun sequence genome, one interval contains:
- the LOC108062875 gene encoding uncharacterized protein isoform X1 yields the protein MIAFGFLINLLIALATSEMPDNMNAILVKCPKNNALNKSCETQLIVNIHMNPSFDLDNSEKFWVVDQVYDPSKGTTSKIISPYLIVVSRGEPVVMYPLQYLKSIKQDKISKRPFKKVNDITDLDGSACKTNELVETNIKAHEIGNASRLKRNQLPVYDKGKSILSNFFGKERQDIPTPFWQRDKKINDQYQNDISSLGLVQVMDSTIKKNPPETPTEFFHLNNDKPINDFKEHLNKDKQITDYEEPGKIQKEHHNYDLKMKYEDQIRNKKIESKPRENIRNTNTVDDSDIRFYNEELKNHKPQQMESSLDKLYTNTEKPEYESVPPDFLLYDRIAQETRRKQIQETFKNDYTPPRKTYIDSNDISYSEEYKNNNYKLPTNSHPSDANDFSRESNNNNLPPKKEYEKNNFQTSFHSQPNTNDFPLENDDEKYALQHLKSGQSNVNDYSESKKQHFNFKPLSDENDFQQERNFRKPYIKMSSKSLSSAYDLPQSAEKEPYNFRTPVDGVNDLTHGSKNEGNDLSNSDYTNYFNFKDEKTYTHDNYLHNANGFESNQENLNLNAPMKSLYSNNEFPLDKKYEYSSSLAKNFNEFPLDKKYEYPNSPVTDFNEFSWAQRNIGDDSLDFIINHHMKQKLPNNFDFKDNFNSRNDLSSEYFMSDNSEKYSDFGSKYKINPFSTYPKTNFYRSLPASINPRRIKRSKLQGENIETNNASPLDQKYGTDPNSLKMFNLKNIEDNGEIPCDTCGGKNKKKDEKPLPRYCNVLDESKSPESKIEDVGPKLNDAVPCDTCGGKNKKPGEKPLPGGLQSDVNSVSSENEEQRLPDYMIPCENCKKNNKCTEGNLDSSSCGCITNPSVCNCESSKLSRALNESAKDISYSVFNMKNPVPFLTTTLRVFRRRHNTWWRVVPIVTLDTVSGIFANKDLSAVFTSHVDLMRFEKSIGFSNRKLVIPKSHDNAFTKKRHVNTLKELRNNIGNSVLIDTSNKDISIQEIKNFLNVNMEKEAKKQGGLSTRSIDGLGYFPISMNALENCPHKDKHLCLNIREEKVPEYSIKVKIPFRENALVMRNKHLVKISRIITDATTKDALQISIDVINKGFEAQEFTVYVCNCDISNSASIATSARRLLQPDIGQTVTFLLPLIVGSRKNTKFSCDVVVKASVFKDNEEPDTDLPEKDDLKVGVVAKRSMDVKCHSRCFCVWRCRCHCIGKLETFINYNACERMDPKSEKEAGLIYNCPPGNEEHDVCIKDITNEQNEEITCDLTCKIIAITLLVLILLLWLGLLKAIFGICIECIGRCGFDTVQPGRNYDCTSSIRIFLVNCFFFIIFPFACWCKFFRPKAKDLIEAGSDWDNTSQSDDNPVCSCDKKESSTSCRLHGGQDKTLHNNLVLAFAPMHENGLFKDEKSDDEESHLFILGVLEESKNSLTKMMSQVAEPEISPNIAHSTESDADAIAADELVESLRNSQVAYRTMSSPIGGVIDIPDNYQYCIKGFFVQTLNSIYEFLSYDPLAQFVGISEQNEVKKLEKPQYIHSNEFSRIYADKIEVLKAADLSVVPPLNVHCINIDDSTHLESSFVKLATQQEQLKANPSKENQDS from the exons atgatagCATTTGGATTTCTAATAAATCTATTGATTGCTTTAGCAACAAGTGAAATGCCCGATAATATGAATGCAATTCTAgtcaaatgccctaaaaataatGCCCTAAACAAATCGTGCGAGACGCAGTTAATTGTTAATATTCATATGAACCCAAGCTTCGATTTGGATAACTCGGAAAAGTTTTGGGTAGTCGATCAAGTATACGATCCATCAAAAGGAACAACTTCAAAAATAATATCGCCCTATTTGATAGTGGTTAGCAGGGGCGAGCCTGTTGTAATGTACCCTCTTCAGTATTTAAAA TCAATAAAGCAGGATAAAATAAGCAAGAGGccctttaaaaaagtcaatgaCATTACGGATCTTGATGGTTCTGCTTGTAAAACTAATGAATTAGttgaaacaaatataaaagccCATGAGATTGGAAATGCATCCAGAT TGAAAAGAAATCAGCTTCCTGTCTATGACAaaggaaaatcaattttatcaaatttttttggtaagGAAAGGCAAGATATACCCACCCCTTTTTGGCAAAGAGATAAAAAGATTAATGATCAATATCAAAATGACATTTCGAGCCTTGGACTTGTTCAAGTAATGGATTCTACTATTAAGAAAA ATCCCCCGGAAACCCCCACGGAGTTCTTCCATTTAAACAATGATAAACCGattaacgattttaaagaacatttaaacaaaGATAAACAGATTACCGATTATGAGGAACcgggaaaaatacaaaaggaGCATCATAACTATGATCTAAAAATGAAATACGAAGaccaaataagaaataaaaaaattgaaagcaaGCCAAGAGAAAACATAAGGAATACTAACACCGTGGACGATAGTGATATACGATTTTATAATGAG GAGCTAAAAAACCATAAGCCACAGCAGATGGAAAGCAGTCTTGACAAACTGTATACAAATACTGAAAAGCCAGAATATGAATCAGTGCCGCCTGATTTTTTATT GTACGATCGAATAGCACAAGAAACAAGAAGAAAACAAATTCaggaaacatttaaaaatgattacacACCTCCTAGAAAAACATATATTGATTCGAATGATATTTCATATAGCGaagagtataaaaataataattataaattacctACCAATAGTCATCCCTCCGACGCTAATGATTTTTCACGtgaaagtaataataataatcttcCGCCCAAAAaggaatatgaaaaaaataattttcagaCATCCTTTCATAGTCAGCCAAATACAAATGATTTTCCGCTTGAAAATGATGATGAAAAATATGCCTTACAGCACCTTAAAAGTGGGCAATCCAACGTAAATGATTATTCGGAAAGTAAGAAACAgcactttaactttaaacctctatcggatgaaaatgattttcaacaagaaaggaatttCAGAAAACCATATATTAAAATGTCCTCTAAAAGTCTATCTAGTGCTTATGATTTGCCACAAAGCGCTGAAAAAGAGCCCTATAATTTTAGGACACCAGTCGATGGAGTGAATGATTTAACACACGGAAGTAAGAATGAAGGAAATGACTTAAGTAATTCAGATTAtaccaattattttaattttaaggatGAAAAGACATACACTCATGACAATTATCTGCACAATGCAAATGGTTTTGAAAGTAATCAAGAAAACCTAAATTTGAATGCACCTATGAAAAGTCTGTACAGCAATAATGAATTTCCGCTGGATAAAAAATACGAATATTCAAGTTCACTTGcgaaaaattttaatgaatttcctcTGGATAAAAAATACGAATATCCTAATTCACCTGTAACcgattttaatgaattttcgtGGGCCCAAAGAAACATTGGAGACGATAGCCtagattttattataaatcatcacatgaaacaaaaactgccaa ATAATTTTGATTTCAAAGATAATTTTAACAGCCGAAATGATTTGAGTTCTGAATATTTTATGTCGGATAATAGTGAAAAATATTCAGATTTTGGGTCGAAGTATAAGATAAACCCATTTTCAACTTACCCAAAGACAAATTTCTACAGATCCTTGCCAGCATCTATAAATCCCAGAAGAATTAAACGAAGTAAGCTTCAAGGTGAAAATATAGAAACAAATAATGCTTCACCATTGGATCAGAAGTACGGTACCGATCCTAACtccttaaaaatgtttaacttaaaaaacatagagGATAATGGGGAAATTCCATGTGATACTTGtggtggaaaaaataaaaagaaggatGAAAAGCCTCTTCCAAGATATTGCAATGTTTTGGACGAATCTAAAAGTCCTGAAAGTAAGATTGAGGATGTTGGCCCTAAACTTAATGATGCTGTTCCATGCGATACGTGTGGTGGTAAAAACAAGAAGCCTGGTGAAAAACCTTTGCCTGGTGGCCTGCAATCCGATGTTAACTCTGTAAGTAGTGAAAATGAAGAACAAAGGCTACCCGATTATATGATACCATGTGAAAATtgcaagaaaaacaacaaatgtaCCGAAGGAAATCTGGATTCTTCATCCTGCGGCTGTATAACTAATCCAAGCGTGTGTAATTGTGAATCCTCTAAGTTATCACGAGCTTTAAACGAAAG tgcaaAGGATATTAGCTACAGCgtatttaatatgaaaaatccTGTTCCATTTTTAACCACAACGCTACGTGTTTTTAGAAGGCGCCATAACACTTGGTGGCGGGTTGTCCCAATAGTTAC GCTTGATACTGTATCAGGAATATTCGCCAATAAAGATCTTTCAGCTGTTTTTACGTCACATGTCGACTTGATGCGCTTTGAGAAGTCAATAGGTTTTTCAAACCGAAAACTTGTTATTCCAAAATCCCATGATAATGCATTCACTAAAAAAAGGCATGTGAATACTTTAAAAGAATTACGGAATAACATAGGTAATAGTGTTCTAATTGACACTTCGAATAAGGACATTTCCATTCAAGAAATAAAgaactttttaaatgtaaacatGGAAAAGGAGGCAAAGAAACAAGGAGGCTTATCAACTAGAAGCATCGATGGTTTGGGATACTTTCCAATTTCTATGAACGCCTTGGAGAATTGTCCGCATAAAGACAAGCACCTATGTCTAAATATTCGGGAGGAAAAAGTTCCAG aatatagTATAAAAGTCAAGATTCCCTTTCGGGAAAATGCTCTAGTTATGCGAAATAAGCATTTAGTTAAAATATCAAGAATTATTACCGATGCAACAACAAAGGATGCGCTTCAAATTTCGATCGATGTGATCAACAAAGGATTCGAAGCGCAGGAATTTACCGTATATGTTTGCAATTGTGATATATCTAATAGTGCCTCAATAGCAACTAGTGCCAGGAGATTATTACAACCGGATATTGGACAAACCGTCACTTTTTTATTGCCCTTAATAGTTGGGTCCAGAAAAAACACCAAGTTCAGTTGTGATG TGGTGGTTAAGGCTAGCGTATTCAAAGACAATGAGGAACCGGATACTGATCTCCCAGAAAAAGATGACTTAAAAGTTGGGGTTGTTGCAAAAAGGTCCATGGATGTTAAATGCCATTCTAGGTGCTTTTGTGTTTGGCGATGTCGATGCCACTGCATCGGAAAGTTGGAAACTTTCATCAACTATAATGCTTGTGAAAGAATGGATCCCAAATCGGAGAAAGAGGCTGGCCTCATTTACAATTGTCCACCTGGTAACGAAGAACATGATGTCTGCATCAAGGACATTACAAATGAACAAAATGAGGAGATAACTTGCGATCTTACTTGTAAAATTATAGCCATTACATTGCTGGTATTAATTTTACTACTTTGGTTGG GACTTTTAAAGGCAATTTTTGGAATCTGTATCGAGTGCATTGGTCGCTGTGGTTTCGACACAGTTCAACCGGGCAGAAACTATGATTGCACATCTTCGATAAGGATATTTTTAGTAAACTGTTTCTTTTTCATCATATTTCCCTTTGCATGCTGGTGTAAATTCTTTCGACCCAAGGCTAAGGACTTGATAGAAGCCGGCTCCGATTGGGATAATACGTCTCAATCCGATGATAATCCTGTGTGTTCATGTGAT aaAAAGGAGTCCAGTACCAGTTGTCGTCTCCATGGTGGACAAGATAAGACCCTACACAATAATTTAGTTCTCGCCTTTGCTCCAATGCATGAAAACGGATTATTTAAGGATGAGAAATCAGATGACGAGGAGAGTCATTTGTTTATCTTGGGAGTCTTGGAGGAAAGCAAAAATTCACTGACTAAAATG ATGAGTCAAGTTGCAGAACCCGAAATATCTCCAAATATTGCGCATAGTACGGAAAGTGATGCCGATGCTATAGCAGCCGACGAATTAGTGGAAAGTCTCAGGAACTCACAAGTTGCTTATAGGACAATGAGTTCACCAATTGGCGGAGTAATCGACATCCCTGACAACTACCAATATTGCATAAAAGGTTTCTTTGTACAAACTCTAAATTCGATCTATGAGTTTTTGAGCTATGATCCATTAGCTCAGTTCGTTGGGATTTCGGAACag AATGAAGTTAAGAAACTGGAAAAACCCCAATATATCCACTCAAATGAATTCTCTAGAATATATGCTGATAAAATCGAGGTCCTTAAAGCAGCTGACCTCTCAGTGGTTCCTCCACTGAATGTTCATTGTATTAATATCGACGATTCCACCCATTTGGAGAGTTCGTTTGTCAAACTTGCAACGCAACAGGAACAACTGAAAGCTAATCCGTCTAAGGAAAATCAAGattcttaa